The following proteins are encoded in a genomic region of Nicotiana sylvestris chromosome 4, ASM39365v2, whole genome shotgun sequence:
- the LOC104240664 gene encoding E3 ubiquitin-protein ligase RSL1-like: protein MDFPANRFSAHIPAIFGSLLNSLGRLSPVTGDLGAASAGVILLVTVAIPGFFYFKKSKNKPQFNVDRESTKASTFDAHVNEFVGGRISEILVHRDAEYAEELQLQEALLASLYTGPSSNYASSSIQGGPFLATEMLKLEKEGDGQLKSFCEICLDDKESWQMFRNESCSHSFCYECTSKHIIARIAEKPKVIGCPGVSCSAALDISACRFMIPKEALIRWDESLCQSIIPDSQKLYCPFRDCSALLVNDTGASIQKIKCPLCKRSFCAACRVPWHPEFTCKEFQKLNAKKGGKEDMVKTLAKKKSWQKCPNCKIFVEKTEGCIHMTCRCEYQFCYRCGSKWTSSHICRKK from the exons ATGGATTTCCCGGCAAACCGATTCTCCGCCCATATTCCGGCGATTTTTGGTTCCCTACTTAACTCCCTCGGGCGACTTTCACCGGTCACCGGTGATCTCGGTGCAGCATCCGCCGGTGTGATTTTACTCGTAACCGTCGCAATCCCAGGGTTCTTTTACTTTAAGAAAAGCAAGAATAAACCTCAGTTTAATGTCGATCGTGAGTCGACAAAGGCTTCGACGTTTGATGCTCATGTGAATG AATTTGTTGGAGGACGTATAAGTGAGATACTTGTCCATCGTGATGCTGAATATGCAGAAGAGTTGCAGCTCCAAGAAGCTTTACTAGCCTCCCTTTACACTGGTCCAAGCAGCAACTATGCATCTTCATCTATACAAGGAGGACCATTCTTGGCAACAGAGATGTTGAAGCTTGAAAAAGAAGGTGATGGCCAACTTAAAAGCTTCTGTGAGATTTGCTTGGATGACAAAGAAAGTTGGCAGATGTTTAGAAATGAGAGTTGTTCTCATTCCTTCTGTTATGAGTGCACAAGTAAGCATATCATTGCAAGGATTGCAGAAAAGCCAAAAGTTATTGGTTGCCCTGGAGTAAGTTGCAGTGCTGCACTTGATATTAGTGCTTGTAGGTTCATGATTCCCAAAGAGGCACTAATCCGGTGGGATGAATCGTTATGCCAGTCAATCATTCCTGACTCTCAAAAGCTGTACTGCCCTTTCCGTGATTGCTCAGCCCTGTTAGTTAATGATACTGGGGCTAGTATACAAAAGATAAAATGCCCTTTGTGCAAAAGATCATTTTGTGCAGCATGTCGAGTTCCATGGCATCCAGAGTTTACATGCAAAGAGTTCCAGAAACTGAACGCCAAAAAGGGGGGAAAAGAGGACATGGTGAAGACACTTGCCAAGAAGAAAAGCTGGCAGAAATGTCCTAATTGTAAAATATTTGTTGAGAAGACAGAGGGATGCATTCACATGACTTGCAGGTGTGAATATCAGTTCTGCTATAGGTGTGGTTCAAAATGGACTAGTTCTCATATTTGCCGTAAAAAATGA